The segment GTAAATTAGATGTATCAGtagattttaaagtaaaataaaaactgttcTTGAGCAACATCATATGAAGACATTTTTGATAAGACGTAAAACATGTTTACTTTCTCTTTTACTTTCCTTTTAATAAACCTCGAATCTTTTACAAATGAACGACATTATTTCTCAAGTGTGATTTATATGTGGCTTCATACAGAAATAGTTTTGACTTCCTTTGACACAGGTTTTGAATTAACGGATTCGTAGTGCTCAGATCTCGATTTATTGCCCTGTGACTCTTGAAATCGATGCTCTGGGTTTACAATTGCTAACATTTGCTTTGGATCATATTCCGAGTACCCCTGGCGCCGCTCAGGAGATGAATATTCTACGGGTGTACTCTCCGTATTAACAAGTTCTTCCTGGTAATGTCGAGATGGTGTCATTTTTCTGGGGAAAATACATatgcaagaataaattataaagattGCGTGctataaatgacattttaaattaatagcTATTATATTTACTTTGGTAGATAAGCAAGAATTCATTCCTCAGATATAGAGATTATTTGTAGTGTTCAATAACATCTTGCAACTGAAGACGTTTCAGGAAAATATGAGGATAtgagtatgtaaaaaaagaatttacacGCTAATTCaacataaacatatatatatattccaggCGTTGAAATGTATTATTTGCAGTTGATTAACAAGAATGGTTTGGAAGAAAAGTTGGagataaaattcatgttttccTGCTTTTCCTGGGTATACACTTCGctatattttcaataagtaCATAACTTTAACCATTCAGAAGAAgatgatataaaataatagttcgttaataaaatgtttaaagatttcaaTTACCGGTAATAGTTAGATGTAATTAATTTTCGGAAAACAATTACATCTTGCATgctgataattaaaaaaaatatttatatttgcgCAAATGATTTTACGAAAATCATAAATTCTCTTGTTAAAAGTTAGTTAAGTACAGGAgcatgtattgtataatttaccAAAGTAAATGTTTATCAGATGTGTTACCTTTTCATTGCAACTATGACCAGTAAAGCCAGTAAGCAGATTATAAATCCAGACGACAGGCTAAAGATATATATTCTTGTAgattctaaaataaaacattaagtaACATACAACAGTTGTTCAGTGAACAGCAGCAACAAAACACCTGTATCACTTTAGGGaaaagatctagtaaatgatttatGGTGTCTTTTTTGTGCTAGATTCATCGTGATGTTATGATTAAAAGAGGCTGGACGGTCAACACATTACTCATCAGATCAACCTTAAACTTATTAATATAATGTTTTCAGTTATAACTTTAATGATTAAATagtttaaagctgcttggtccgatttatatcaaattttgtgtaaCTTTCTAAACGATGGTTTTACTGAGTATGTGTATAATAGTATatattgcagtagttttcctggTCAATTAAGCCAcgtttttaacaaaacaaacgacataaaaaggatatcgcgttatttcgcctcatattATAATTCGCTTCTAACGTCGATGCGGGGATTATTGTATTAGGACTTTGAAATTGTTATTAATAGTGTCCAAATATGAGTAGTGTTCTGgaaaaatcaaaagtaaacCTGTGTGCATGCTGTTCactatattttcttaaatttgttttgttaacaatcCCTTACAAACCAAGCTAGTATTAAAAACCATTATtaagagggtttttttttatcagatttcTCAAAATTGTAGATTTGTGTCATTTACTAGATTTTGACCTTGaaggacatggtcacgattttggtcaaaatttatttttcgtGTTTAATTACTACAATGTTTTTAGTAAGGCGTTTCTAATACTGAGTAGTCAACCAAATTTGAGTGTAGGTCGTCGAGttttaagcgagatacagagcttacaattctttgttatgtaaacaaagccaaTATCATGTTCTTTtgcttatattttaaatgtttaaaagaaaatgcaaggttcagaaataaatttgaatgtgACAAATGCtagaaattgtttatttgtgTTAAAAACGAATAAGCAAGTAGAAAAATATCAGCTTTAAATGAACTCTTTCCGCTATttgaactaatgtaaacaaaaacatgacactagccttgtttacataataaagaattgtgagctctgtatctcaaTATCTTGCCTATTGCTCTTCGACTGACACCCAAATTTtaattgatcattagaaatgcattactaaatccttgtaaacaatcaaaataaagaagaacagaaattgaccaaaatcgtgaccatgcccttttaaagACATAAACGATTTATTCATTCTGATTCATTAGCATATTATACCTGTATCATGCTTTGTCTTGTCTCTTTTACATCCGACAACATGGTCACAGATTTGGTCATCACTGCAGTTACAGTGACTCAGACATCCAAAACCATAGAACCCGTCAACGCATCTTCCGGAACAGTTGATACCAAAAGATCCAACACACGCTGTTAATACGATATGTCATTCACATTAGGTAGAAATAATAggttgtttgattttttagtgGTAAACtttacttcaataaaaaaaatatgttttcctATTCTAACAACTTACGGATACAATGTTGACCTTCTTGTCGATAGTTGCTGCAGCATCGATGCAATCCGCTGTTGGAGATAAACAGAGttaaacaaaaactaatatcaggaatgtttattaaatcgtacattgttgaaaaaaagacaattgattcatttcatttattaatcatAAACTTACTCGTGCTGCTTGCATACACCAGATGTTTTCAGACTTTTGATATCCTGAAGATTTAGTAAAATGCTTAAACCAGTCAAAACacttataaacaaaaaataacatacaTCCATTTCATACAATATACTCTGCTTGATTACCTGGTTAAAATATTCTGTACCGTTCAAACTCTGTACTTTTGCTTTTCTTTTGTAAAGGTTGTACCAAAAGCAGTATCCATGACAAAGTAACTCAAAAAGGAAGTAAAACGAGATATTCTGTTCGGCTAACAACTATTGATGTAGGTTATCTCTTTTTGGAAAAGATTATAATTTCGGTTtatattctatttaaaaaaaggctttatttacatttttaatttttgttgatacatgttttatttattagaaAGTGCATTTGAAGCACCCTTTACATATGGAATCTCATAAGTTTggaatttgataccaaatgttAAAGGTTGTTTGGATTTATCATTTCCTGTGCAATCAAAAGGGGTCTCCTTCGTTGCTTCATTGATATCATTAGTCCGGGAAAATATCTTGCTAATTCGATATGAGTGCAACACGTGCTTACACAGATGTTAAACAATTTAATAACATGAAAGTTGACAAGCGTATAAAGCTGTTCCCTGcatgtctctgtctctctctctccctcatTTTAGCTTATTAAAATGGTCTAGACGcccattgtcattttttactaaTAATATCATTGAGAGGAAAAGATCTGTATAAAGATTTAGTAAAATAAGTCTTAAATATATGGATTTCTTCTTTAATTATTAATAGTTAATATTATGGCCAAACATATCGTATTTAAGATTTAAGACGTAGACGTAAACGTAAAAGTTACGAATGACGTAAGATTGAAGTTACGAATACGTAAAATGGTATTTACTAAGCTACTCTTAGACGTAGACGTAGATTACGAATTCTTAGGTGTACGATTTATTCGTACGCATGCGCAATAATTAGTTTCACTTCATAAGAAGTGCGCGAATTTTTTTGCTTATCGTCTGCCGGACTAAAACTAAAGAAAGATGGACGCAAAGAAGCCGATGAAGGCCACTTTTAGCGATGTGGAGGTAGAAGTATAAATGGACGGGGTGGGAACTAGATACAAGATTTTGTATGGAAAGTTCTCACCGTGTCTGACTAAAAACATGAAGACGATGGTATGGGAGTCGGTGACAGagtagatagaatgttctatcgttaaaatgacagatgtcctacggacccggtttaacgatagaatttgtcccatatactcgcttcgtagcaaataaaaaaaatatgtcgcATGGTACCTGgcctaaattttcatatgattggtctcaaatacctactttgttgctcttttataatcccATATTACCACATTAACTGGTTTTGCAACGAAATCGCTGCCACTTTTAACATCACATTTGAAAATTCGCTGTTTATGGTCACCATGTTAATAATAAAATCCGAGACATTCCGAACGCGATTTTCGCCCCAATGGCAGACAAAAATTCAAACGTGTATATTAACAAAATGCCTTGGTACTACttaataaatggatattttgtggattaaacTACATATGCATGTTCATAAAGGTTTGTAccaataaaaatgtgtttttctatgtagaatatttttaacagacttaaaatcgACGCGAAGCTGATCTGCTTCGcggctgctacattgcaagtatatgggacgaattcttactgtgacctgagcgtagcctggtcacagtaagattattctttctagtGACAGAGAAGTAGGTCGATTTTATAAACGGTGATCATGAAGATAATCATGAATACTATAgatcaaaaatatcattttactgtTTATGTTGTAATGTGCTAGCCCATCATTTATGGATTTTTCATTAATAAGAccatatttgattatttatcattgaggttttttttatggATTTGTGCATTGCGGTTTTTGAATTTAACAGTTATTGTAATCACAATTCAGAATATCAGCTGGTAATAAACATATTCagtacacattttatttttgaatataggtttcataaaaagaaaatgacagtGGGCACATACATATTACATTATTATCATGAAATCATGAAGTTCATATGTTTAGATCAGCTGTAGATATTTCTAATTTGCAAGTTGACAGATACACCTATTGTAAGTGGCTAAAAATTGGTAGACTATTTACATGGATTTGTGTTGTGAATTAGGGAAAGTACCTCTTCAGTTAGAAATGTTCCTCTTCACATGTATTGGTCAGAATAAAAGCAGGTAGAGATTGATGGCTATCATTACTAATTGTTAATTTTCGAGCTTAGAAATTTGATACTTATTCCCATGATACTTTAACACCTTCTAATCCAAATACCCGTACAAGTACACTAAGTGTAGCAATGCTATTGTTTGTGCTCTTTTAATATGCACTTGTGCACATATGTAGAGTAAACGTCGTAAGTCTGCAGTGCACAAGAGGGGTCGtggaagttaaaaaaaagtggcAAGACATGCAGTCTGCCGTCAAGAAGAAACTTGACGGAAACTGGCGGAGGGTCTTCACAGCTCCCCATGTTGAAGCAGTTTGTTGAACATGCCATTATTCTATTTCAATCTTTACAGTGTTAAAAGGCATGCCAAACCTTCAAAAAGTGTTTCATACTGTTGTATTCATATGTTAATTTGTTACATGTGATCCTTACAAGGAAAGGTAGGTCCgtaacaataaaatgataaacttCAAGTTGAAGATATCCATGGTGTTATTGTGCGTACTGGTCCATTGATTTAGCATACAAAAGCCCAAATGGTATTGTTTTGGGGGTATGCCTGacaatatgatataaataaatatttagcaACATGCTAAGGTTTTGTCACTTAGTGAATGACTACTTGAAATTTGTAAATGTCAGAGAAGACAGATCATTGTGGGTAAGTATGAACTAACCAGCATTGATGCTTCACTGACTATCTCTGTGAACATGTGTTGTTCCATGTTAGTCCTTGTCTGTCCTTTTATGTGCCCTAAATGTATATTACTGTCTTAGGAGATAATGGGTTCAATTCCCATCACTACTGCATATGTTTTCAAGTAGTGTTTTAAGGTAGGTCTCCAAGTTCTAGTATCAACTAATATAACTGTAATGTTTgcatgctgttttatttctccCTTGTTTTGTCTCCAACAtcaatcaaatttaaatcttaataatattgtttataaaattgttattaattatgaaACATTTGCTTTACAAGAAAATGaagatgaaatgaaaatgattttttttcaaatgcttcTGACATGATGCTTTATTTTTAACTCCTTTTTCTTTATGGAATGAATTGTAAATTGTCAGACCATAGTAAGGAAATATGTACTTTCAACTCCATGAAAATTTTAGATACTGCAGTTGATTCCTCAGTCGGCCATATCTGGAATTGAGGATGGGGTGGACACCAGTCAAGTCAGGTCTTCCCTTCAGTTGTCCCAAAAACCAAGTTGCCTTGAGATACCGCCATTTATTGTCACCGAGGGAAATATTATAAGTTGCCATGATTATAAGTGATTAATAATGAAGGAGAAAACGAAGTATTACTTCTTTCAAGACTTATATTATTCAAGGTTTTATCCACCAAAGAACTTTGCATGGCTATTTTCATTACCTGCAAAGGTTGGGTTTGTCCTTTTTCTTCATtgcaaatgaaaacaattatcaTTAATGTAACCCAGAGGAATCTGGTTAAAAGTAAGActggataaataaataaagaacaaCATTTGTTTTGGTTCCAGCTGAAGAACTTGAAAATGTAGACACTTATAGTGATGTGCTAGTTGTCTCTCAATCTGAAGGTTAGTTTATATCCTATGTTTAGTATTCTTTAAACAATTCAACATTTTGAACTACTGgtatttaattgaaattggtCCTTCTGCCcaagaaaagtgcaaaatttatcaaaatgctTATAATTGTTGGTTAAagcaaatataattatcaatctgattaaaatcagatctgtGATCCGCTCCAACAAATTCAATGTCGCTATTCAAAGATCTCTTGTATTGCAACTTTTAATTAGTCGGAGAGGATCacagatctgattttaatcagattgatataattatacacacTTCAAATATGAGTATACCCCTTGCAAAcaaagattgggggggggggtataggaatcaccttgtccttTGTCTTTCCCTGTGTTTCCTGTCTGTACAATCGTGTcaatgattacatgtattgcACACACATGTGATGGTTGCAATATTAAAAATGCAAgatcataattatgttaatgaCTCTGATGGATTTGCTATTCTgttaatataagtaatatacAGCAATGTGAAAAAATCATCAATGAACTTTTCTCaaagctgtttatttcttagTTAACTTGaattatgatattttcttagCGGGGCGTATCATTTGTAAGCTTGCAAGCTCAAGGTTTGTctttaaaatttcctttaacTTCACAGAAGAATCTTCTTTGTCAGAACCATCTACTTATAAAGCCAGGTATGAAAACAAGAGAAACTAGATggtgtcattagacagtaatacccgcaccaagtgtttgccccaaataggcgaatacacatgcatataacattttgttaatacatcttaaaaattgaattaagcaatttccaaaatgttaatgtgcatcaagagaaaaagcaatcaagaaatgatttaaaatttgctactgtacacatgtaagaatgtattaagaagactgaatctttagaacaaggttagattggggggggggggggtgaatgtgaagtataaacatttataatttgaatcatttattgttattaaatatgaccactgatcatatctcaatagatcatttgtcaattatgcaaggtgtaatgtaattttttttacgaataacattttttaccagtttataaaagtctGTCAGTAACGGTaatttctgtcacatttttTCAGCAACTTTtcatcacagatgcttgaaattttaacatactatttgtttaggcatgtcaTAAGTTAGGATTTATTTTTCTACCAATTGGACGTCAGCTTTCTGTCAACTTTTCTCATTtagcatattcacatcagagcggggtaTTACTAGTGAACATtagctcacagatatcttgttctcCTGTTCTGACCATTATATGCACAATTACTTGTATGGAagcaacatttttaatttgcaggTTATGTTTGTTATAATTATCCACTGAATGGACtagaatattcttgtttatatttcaaagaatgtcaAAACATTTAGTACTTGAATGAATTGTCTTGGACAATAGACTtaatcatttttgggagttgatttttaatcaactctcctatgcagtcactccgacaaaccgaaagtgaaacagtgtttggacctcagcacaaatcattgctcctgacaagacttggttcttgaaaaaattgatgaattcgatgtaatgtatgctaaagcctTGTTTTTCAAGgtaacttatttacaaatagcttaaaaatagtcagattttaaatggtacgaacaatttaaatattttttgtagtcgtatgtattcctacgccagagttcaatatagtctcgttcaactcgacgctcggctgtcgccgtaaacccttgtcggagatttacggtgtcagccgagcgtttggttgaacgagactagagttcaatattgcttggatccatacaattttcgagaaatatttctaccactgatacatagtttgattgaattaattttatctttaaatgttatttaacatgattcatatggaggtttctcgacattctagtcgaaaaagttcaaaaattcatatcataaaaatatgcgtaattcaaattacaaactacgtatacatgtacttgtcatgcaaaataacatatcattgattttaaaataaataaacatcgacaaaatcaactcccgtcagttcttcagtactttgattaaatttatcaaataacaaataaacacaTGCTAAATTTCAAGGGACTCGATGTGTTTCATAAATCTATTTTAAGAGTTCCATCTGAAGACAACTTTAACaataatacatgcatataaaatgtaaattaaaaagtacaGTAAGTCTTACTCTTGCATCATCTTGATGTGTTGAACAGTATTAACTTTTtgatttactaaaaaaaaattgaaaatgacactctggataaataaaaaaatgtttctttgtaTGTGTTAGATGGAGAATTCAAAAATGACGTATTACAATTCTCGGTAAGATGGCAGCTTTAAAtgatatctctctttaaaaatatcaaataaaacaaacctaATACAATAACAAAATTGTTTACCATAATTGAGTTGACAATGTAGAACATGATTTTTTAGATAACAAATTGGAAAACATCAATCTTAAAACACATTTAACGTACATGTACTAACTTTTGTACAAATCAAAGATAATGACCTgtaagcagaaaaaaattatcacttatttgaatatttaaaatatcaatctaCATTTAACAGGGTGTTGCACATTACTTATCAAAAATTACTAACTACTGGACAGGCaaacatatcaaataaaaagacaattccactaaataattaaaacctTCTAACAATGATGTTTCTGATGTTAACTGCGTTTGTATTGGCAATAGTTTCAGCATTGAAAGTGTCATTATTAGAGTAGATGGGTACTTGTCCCGCTGTTGGTGCTGAAATACGGTCTTCAATGGCCCTTTTGTGGAGGCGACAGCAGCATTTGATGATCCTTTCACGTTTTGAAGGGGTGTAGGCCAAAGCTCCTCCAGTTTTATGCAGATATCTGAAACAGAATATTGATGTTATGTTTAACATGGATATGAATTATGATCCGTCACCTAGTCATGCGTTTGTTGGAAAGTATAAATTTATGCATTTTCAAGtccaaaacattattttgtattttttcaaagaaatttgcATGTTTTTGCAACTATTTGTATGGCCCATTTGTAAATGGGTtagtgatgttttaaaaatgattaaaaaaattaaatctggACTTAAGGACACCAAAAGTCCTCTCAACGCAGTTTGTTGTCTTGATGTGACTTTCATTGTATTTCTCCAGCTGTCCTGCTTTGGGCGTGAGGAAAGGAGTCATCAGCCATGGACGAAGGGGGTAGCCACTGTCCCCTAAAAGCCATCCTCCACCTGTCAGCTGGTCCATTATCTCGGTAATGCTCGAGTTGGCAAGTATGTATGCATCATGTGTTGCACCCCAATACTTGCATACAATGTTTGTAAATCTGAAATGGGTTGTTGGTATATAAATGCAGTCATAaggaaacaattttaaaaatgttgatagtTTTATAGACCCAGCATAGTAATTTCACTGATTGTCCActtaaaaatactattttttatttacctcaGGTCAGCCGTCACGATTCCCTGCCTGTTTATAGCATGAAACCCTTTCTAGACATTCCGATGATGGGAATTAGGGTTTCATCAATGGCACTAACTACGTGAGGGAagtttgacagcatactgtattatgatcttttaatatttaaataagcttatcatcgttacctatcctatcgcatttgtaaagtgtctgtcattttaattgcaaaagtatttttttttcatttgtcagacttacactattgagttgaTCCCTTATTGACCCCTTATAAACAATTTCGTATTAATTTTGTGTATCACATGTAAGTTAGTGTAGACACTTaccatttttatatgagttaaaataggaaggaaggagtatttctttcttaatgtattataatgcatcaaatacaatgtaggtaatgaacttatgggactgttctgacccccacgaaacaggaaaatacaaaatatcttctaatgttctaatgtcattatgatgcatcaaatggtgtaaagttcattaatgacccccaggtgttgttaacccaacccccccccccttatgaactaggaaatgatgatacactgtattttgttaacttctgagatcctcatccctaaaccatataatttattcttgctctttgtgtcattgcgcgtcaAATTGTATACaggttatgcccccttggagacactctgacattctagaactagaaatgaTAAAGTATTTCATCTTAATCATATGTaatgtttgatccatgtgggtaattccttgcctaatgatgacactgctttgtttaggagactttacaattgccccaaataggtgacTACACATGcttataacattttgttaataaatcttaaaaattgaatttagcaatttccaaaatgttaatgtgcatcaggagaaaaaaagcaatcaagaaatgatttaaaatttgctactgtacacatgtaagaatgtattaagaagactggatatttagaaccaggttagattggggggaggggtgggggaggggtggatatggagtataaacatttataatttgaatcatttattgttattaatatta is part of the Magallana gigas chromosome 3, xbMagGiga1.1, whole genome shotgun sequence genome and harbors:
- the LOC105319949 gene encoding uncharacterized protein — its product is MDVCYFLFISVLTGLSILLNLQDIKSLKTSGVCKQHDGLHRCCSNYRQEGQHCIPCVGSFGINCSGRCVDGFYGFGCLSHCNCSDDQICDHVVGCKRDKTKHDTESTRIYIFSLSSGFIICLLALLVIVAMKRKMTPSRHYQEELVNTESTPVEYSSPERRQGYSEYDPKQMLAIVNPEHRFQESQGNKSRSEHYESVNSKPVSKEVKTISV